A region from the Aegilops tauschii subsp. strangulata cultivar AL8/78 chromosome 5, Aet v6.0, whole genome shotgun sequence genome encodes:
- the LOC109786088 gene encoding mechanosensitive ion channel protein 5-like produces MDLPRKGSIKSYGASRSASFDFDQDKDRGRREVVVKINDDVSIAGVCASSFSLKAPAGPDYTAVPVTGSGGSSAPASPTGAGSRFAESFSFKNRPPQSPPSPARAEGECSGDPPGRLIDNFLRKQAAAGGDQALDPELEMEEMRRLLNVPSPSRVAFQQDPRKRFCPSGSSSSSSDGGGANARKKAAAKAGAGADQAEVLRCSSSSTGNGLLPRCKTRSRLMDPPPPSSGSTTEGEQRDRKSFVMQGGAPPKSGQLRSGLLNRSGFLGKAGGHDVEEDDDPFVDEDLAADSKPDTVDCLIILEWVGLVIILVLLVCSVTIPTLATKKFSGLHLWKWEVLICVLICGRLMSGWLIRMAVFFVERNFLLRKKVLYFVYGVRRAVRNVLWLGVALVAWHLLFDKDAQREQDTHTLVLPYVTKVLCCLLVATAIRLVKTLLLKVLASSFHVSTFFDRIQDALFNQYVIETLSGPPLVDENRMLAEVQRLQSAGANIPSDLQAAAMPSKAAAAPAQPKGARLTAAASRRGASKQLQRQKSDRHLEESSISIDQLHRLSQKNISAWSMKRLMKIVRYGALTTMDEQIKHATGPDQEDELATQIHSEYEAKVAAKRIFQNVAKPGSKHIYLSDLMRFMRQEEALKAMDLFEGAQEQNRVSKRSLKNWVVNAFRERKALALTLNDTKTAVNKLHHMANVVVALIVFALWLLILGFATTKTFVFLSSQLLVAAFIFGNTLKTIFEAIIFLFVMHPFDVGDRCEVDGMQVVVEEMNIMTTIFLRYDNLKVYYPNSKLATLPIMNYYRSPDMGDAVDFSVNVATPPEKLALMKERLMHYLDNKKEHWYPGSMVVLRDIDDTNRLKISIWCRHTINFQDMGMRFDRRELILQEMMKILRDLDIEYRMLPLDINVRNAPPINSTRMPTTWALNF; encoded by the exons ATGGATCTTCCGCGGAAGGGCAGCATCAAGTCGTACGGCGCGTCGCGCTCCGCGTCCTTCGACTTCGACCAGGACAAGGACCGCGGGCGCCGGGAGGTCGTCGTCAAGATCAACGACGACGTCTCCATCGCCGGCGTGTGCGCCAGCTCCTTCTCCCTCAAGGCGCCCGCCGGGCCGGACTATACCGCCGTCCCCGTGACCGGCTCGGGCGGGTCGAGCGCGCCGGCCTCGCCCACCGGCGCGGGGAGCCGCTTCGCCGAGTCGTTCAGCTTCAAGAACCGCCCGCCGCAGTcccccccgtcgccggcgagggccgAGGGGGAGTGCAGCGGCGACCCACCCGGCCGCCTCATCGACAACTTCCTGCGGAAGCAGGCCGCTGCCGGCGGTGACCAAGCGCTGGACCCCGAGCTGGAGATGGAGGAGATGCGGCGGCTCCTTAACGTCCCCTCCCCTTCCCGCGTCGCCTTCCAGCAGGATCCGCGCAAGCGCTTCTGCCCGTCGggctcctcttcctcctcgtccgacggcggcggcgccaacgcccggaagaaggccgccGCCAAAGCGGGAGCAGGAGCCGACCAAGCCGAGGTGCTACGCTGCTCGTCGTCGTCCACTGGCAACGGTCTGCTGCCGCGCTGCAAGACGCGGTCCCGGCTAATGGACCCCCCACCGCCGTCGAGCGGGTCGACCACCGAGGGGGAGCAGCGCGACCGCAAGTCGTTCGTCATGCAGGGCGGCGCGCCGCCCAAGTCCGGGCAGCTCCGGTCGGGCCTCCTCAACAGGTCGGGCTTCCTCGGCAAGGCCGGCGGGCACGAcgtggaggaggacgacgacccGTTCGTGGACGAGGACCTCGCCGCCGACTCCAAGCCCGACACGGTGGACTGCCTCATCATCCTGGAGTGGGTGGGCCTGGTGATCATCCTGGTGCTGCTGGTGTGCAGCGTCACCATCCCGACCCTGGCCACGAAGAAGTTCTCGGGGCTCCACCTCTGGAAGTGGGAGGTCCTCATCTGCGTGCTCATCTGCGGCCGCCTCATGTCCGGATGGCTCATCCGCATGGCCGTCTTCTTCGTGGAGCGCAACTTCCTGCTCCGGAAGAAGGTGCTCTACTTCGTGTACGGCGTGCGGCGCGCCGTGCGCAACGTGCTGTGGCTGGGCGTGGCGCTGGTGGCGTGGCACCTGCTGTTCGACAAGGACGCGCAGCGGGAGCAGGACACGCACACGCTGGTGCTGCCCTACGTCACCAAGGTGCTCTGCTGCCTGCTGGTGGCCACCGCCATCCGGCTGGTGAAGACGCTGCTGCTCAAGGTGCTCGCCTCCTCCTTCCACGTCTCCACCTTCTTCGACCGGATCCAGGACGCGCTCTTCAACCAGTACGTCATCGAGACGCTCTCCGGCCCGCCCTTGGTCGACGAGAACCGCATGCTCGCGGAGGTGCAGCGCCTGCAGAGCGCCGGGGCCAACATCCCCAGCGATCTCCAGGCGGCGGCCATGCCCAGcaaggccgccgccgccccggcgcaGCCCAAGGGCGCGCGGCTCACGGCGGCGGCGTCCCGGAGAGGGGCCAGCAAGCAGCTGCAGAGGCAGAAGAGCGATCGGCACCTGGAAGAGAGCTCCATCTCCATCGACCAGCTCCACAGGCTGAGCCAGAAGAACATCTCCGCGTGGAGCATGAAGAGGCTGATGAAGATCGTCCGCTACGGCGCGCTGACCACCATGGACGAGCAGATCAAGCACGCCACGGGGCCGGACCAGGAGGACGAGCTGGCCACGCAGATACACAGCGAGTACGAGGCCAAGGTCGCCGCCAAGAGGATCTTCCAGAACGTCGCCAAGCCTGGATCCAA GCACATATACCTGTCGGACCTGATGCGCTTCATGAGGCAGGAGGAGGCCCTGAAGGCCATGGACCTCTTCGAGGGGGCGCAGGAGCAGAACAGGGTGAGCAAGAGGTCGCTCAAGAACTGGGTGGTGAACGCGTTCCGGGAGCGCAAGGCGCTCGCCCTCACGCTCAACGACACCAAGACGGCCGTCAACAAGCTCCACCACATGGCCAACGTCGTCGTGGCGCTCATCGTGTTCGCGCTCTGGCTCCTCATCCTCGGCTTCGCCACCACCAAGACCTTCGTCTTCCTCAGTTCGCAGCTCCTCGTCGCCGCCTTCATCTTCGGCAACACCCTCAAGACCATCTTCGAGGCCATCATCTTCCTCTTCGTCATGCACCCCTTCGACGTCGGCGATCGGTGCGAGGTCGACGGGATGCAG GTGGTCGTAGAGGAGATGAACATCATGACCACCATCTTCCTACGGTACGACAACCTCAAGGTCTACTACCCCAACAGCAAGCTCGCCACCCTGCCCATCATGAACTACTACAGGAGCCCCGACATGGGAGACGCCGTCGACTTCTCTGTCAACGTCGCCACGCCGCCGGAGAAACTGGCCCTCATGAAGGAGAGGCTGATGCA CTACCTTGACAACAAGAAAGAGCACTGGTACCCTGGCTCCATGGTTGTGCTCCGCGACATCGATGACACCAACAGGCTGAAAATATCCATCTGGTGCCGGCACACCATCAACTTCCAGGACATGGGGATGAGGTTCGACAGGAGGGAGCTTATTCTCCAAGAGATGATGAAGATCTTGAGAGATCTCGACATCGAGTACCGGATGCTGCCGCTCGACATAAATGTTCGCAATGCGCCTCCCATCAATTCCACTAGGATGCCCACGACATGGGCGTTGAATTTTTGA